The following nucleotide sequence is from Peptococcaceae bacterium 1198_IL3148.
TGTGAACAGGTTTGCTCAACAACCTATTTTAAGGTTGAGAACAGTGCATTGGCTGCCATCAGAGTGTGGGATTCAGGTAATGCTGATGTTAAGTTAATCACCTGCACCCAGTGCGGAGAATGTATTGATATTTGTCCTGCCGAAGCAATTTATCGTGATAATAAAGGGGTAGTTAGAATTAAAAAGGCCCGGTGCGTAGGGTGCTTTGCCTGTGTAGGCTTCTGTCCCGAGGCGGCGATGTTTCAACAGGGTGATAATATAGAACCTTTTAAATGTGTTGCCTGTGGTATTTGTGCTAAACAATGTCCCACAGGAGCAATATTTATAGAAGAATAGAGAAGATTAGATAAATTTAGGGGGCGTTTAAATGATAAGAAAGGTTTTGACAGAATTTTCATATGTGCCAGCAAAACTGGACAGAGGATATGTTAATAAAACATTATATATAAATGTTTCAGATTATAAGATCAGTGAAAAGCCAGTGACTGAAATGGTAAAGGAAAAGTTTATTGGCGGCAGAGGATTTGGGCTGTGGTACCTTTGGAACGCCGTTACTCCGGAAACAAAGTGGGACGACTCGGAAAATGAAATCATTGTTTCGCCGGGACCCGTTGGCGGTATTACCCAGTACCCGGGGGCAGGTAAATCTTTGGTGGTCAGTTTATCCCCCACCACCGGTACGGTGGTGGACAGCAACGTGGGAGGGCACTTTGGCCCGTTGTTGAAGTTTTCTGGCTGGGATGCCTTAGAGGTGCAAGGGAAATCAGAGCAGGATGTGGTGATTTTTATCGATGGCAATGCCGGGTTGGTTAGAATTGAATCCTTGCCGGAGCTGGCTAATGACAGTCATTTGCTGGTTGAACAGTTGACGGATTACTATGCCTGTAATGAGGAGGATAAAAGAAGCATCTCAATAATTTCTGCCGGATCTGCGGCCGATCATACGTTAATTGGTATGTTGAACTTCTCTTTTTATGATTCCCGGAGGAAGGCCATCCGCTTAAAACAAGCCGGCCGCGGTGGCATCGGTTCGGTTTTAAGAAACAAGCATATCAAAGCCATTGTGGTTAAGTTTGCCGGTGTAAAAGGCAACCTGAATAACCCGGCAGATTTTAATAAGATTGCTAAGACCGGTATTAAGTTGCACAAAGAAATAAAAAATGGCGACGACAAGCAATGCCAGATGAGAGTCCGAGGCACCACTTATTTGGTCAAAATAATGAACGACTACGATCTGTTGCCCACTTATAATTTTAAGTATGGTTCCCACAGTGACGGTGAAAAAATCACAGCCCCCCATTGGGTGGAGCGCTTTGACTTGGGTAAGGCTGACGGTTGCTGGTATGGCTGCACGTTGTCCTGTTGTAAAGTGGTGGGGGATTTTGTTTTAAAAACCGGTCCCTATCAAGGCCAAAGGGTTATTATGGATGCCCCAGAATATGAAACCATTGCCGGTGTAGGTTCAAATTGTGGCATTTTTGATATTGATTACATTATGGAATGCAATTTTTATTGTGACACCTATGGTGTTGATACCATATCCTTTGGCACATTAACCGCATTCTTAATGGAGTGTTATGAGAATGGCATCCTAGATCAAGAAAAAACCGGTGGGTTAGAATTAAAATTTGGCAATGGTGTCGCGGTGTTAGAGTTGTTGCATCAAATGTCTAGGGGCGAGGGTTTTGGTAAAATTGCCGGTTTGGGTATTCGGAAATGTAAGGAATATTTTGTTAAAGAATACCACGCAGATATTGATTTTCTTAATGACATTGGCATGGAAGCCAAAGGAATGGAGTATGCTGAATATGTTAGCAAAGAGTCTTTGGTACAACAGGGAGGCTTTGGCTTAGCCAATAAAGGACCACAACATGATGAGGCCTGGTTGATTTTTATGGACATGGTTAACAACCAGTTGCCCACCTTTGAAGATAAAGCTGAAGCACTGCATTACTTCCCGATGTTCAGAACTTGGTTAGGATTGGTTGGGCTGTGTAAACTGCCTTGGAATGACATAGTACCTGAGGATAATAATCGCACCGCTGAGCCTAATAAAATACCTGAACATGTGCAAAACTATGTAGATTTATTTAACGCTATGACCGGACGCAACATAGACATAGATGAAATGTTGCGACAATCAGAACGGGTTTA
It contains:
- a CDS encoding 4Fe-4S binding protein, giving the protein MKKLAKDESMCIACHNCEQVCSTTYFKVENSALAAIRVWDSGNADVKLITCTQCGECIDICPAEAIYRDNKGVVRIKKARCVGCFACVGFCPEAAMFQQGDNIEPFKCVACGICAKQCPTGAIFIEE
- a CDS encoding aldehyde ferredoxin oxidoreductase C-terminal domain-containing protein — its product is MIRKVLTEFSYVPAKLDRGYVNKTLYINVSDYKISEKPVTEMVKEKFIGGRGFGLWYLWNAVTPETKWDDSENEIIVSPGPVGGITQYPGAGKSLVVSLSPTTGTVVDSNVGGHFGPLLKFSGWDALEVQGKSEQDVVIFIDGNAGLVRIESLPELANDSHLLVEQLTDYYACNEEDKRSISIISAGSAADHTLIGMLNFSFYDSRRKAIRLKQAGRGGIGSVLRNKHIKAIVVKFAGVKGNLNNPADFNKIAKTGIKLHKEIKNGDDKQCQMRVRGTTYLVKIMNDYDLLPTYNFKYGSHSDGEKITAPHWVERFDLGKADGCWYGCTLSCCKVVGDFVLKTGPYQGQRVIMDAPEYETIAGVGSNCGIFDIDYIMECNFYCDTYGVDTISFGTLTAFLMECYENGILDQEKTGGLELKFGNGVAVLELLHQMSRGEGFGKIAGLGIRKCKEYFVKEYHADIDFLNDIGMEAKGMEYAEYVSKESLVQQGGFGLANKGPQHDEAWLIFMDMVNNQLPTFEDKAEALHYFPMFRTWLGLVGLCKLPWNDIVPEDNNRTAEPNKIPEHVQNYVDLFNAMTGRNIDIDEMLRQSERVYNFQRVFNLKMGFGTREHDSIPYRSVGPVTVEEYQSRQDRYDNQLVELLAYNPEGKSTADKLQVLRNYREGQYQKLIDAVYQRRGWTEQGIPKIETLQALGIDLPEVIAVVKKHLA